From the Cyanobacterium sp. T60_A2020_053 genome, one window contains:
- a CDS encoding SufE family protein produces the protein MSLNSTSQPEKLAKIVDKFKRRDNPKQKYEQLLWYAKKLTPLPEEAKTPENKVSGCVSQVYVTAEMKEGNIYYQGDSDAQLVKGLVAFLIEGLNGATPQEIINLNPDFIAETGLQASLTPSRANGFLNILKKMQQLALNETII, from the coding sequence ATGTCTTTAAATTCTACATCTCAACCCGAAAAATTAGCCAAAATTGTTGACAAATTTAAACGTAGAGATAATCCCAAACAAAAATACGAACAGTTACTTTGGTATGCCAAAAAATTAACTCCCCTTCCCGAAGAAGCTAAAACCCCAGAAAATAAAGTCAGTGGTTGTGTCTCTCAAGTTTATGTTACTGCGGAAATGAAGGAAGGTAACATTTATTATCAAGGGGATTCTGACGCGCAATTAGTGAAAGGTTTAGTGGCTTTTTTAATTGAAGGTTTAAATGGCGCTACTCCCCAAGAAATTATTAATCTCAATCCTGATTTTATCGCCGAAACTGGATTACAAGCTAGTTTAACTCCTTCTCGCGCCAATGGTTTTCTTAATATTCTCAA
- a CDS encoding divalent-cation tolerance protein CutA, protein MEFKNLGIVLVTVASEEEAHKVSSALIEDNLAACVNFYPVTSVYKWQEKLCCDEEWQLTIKTDLSKFSALAAKIREIHSYEVPEIIALPIVNGSMAYLQWLKNSVQTTQEG, encoded by the coding sequence ATGGAATTTAAAAATTTAGGCATAGTATTAGTAACGGTAGCCTCAGAAGAAGAAGCCCATAAAGTTTCATCAGCACTAATTGAAGATAATTTGGCGGCTTGTGTTAATTTTTATCCTGTCACCTCCGTTTATAAATGGCAAGAGAAATTATGCTGTGATGAAGAGTGGCAATTAACCATCAAGACTGATTTAAGTAAATTTAGCGCCCTTGCCGCTAAAATTAGAGAAATACATAGTTATGAAGTCCCAGAAATCATTGCCTTACCCATCGTTAATGGTTCGATGGCTTATTTGCAGTGGTTAAAAAA